The Besnoitia besnoiti strain Bb-Ger1 chromosome Unknown contig00018, whole genome shotgun sequence genome includes the window GACAgaacgccttcgccgcccaggcgccgcagagcccggCACGGCGGGGTAACAGCAGGAGGCTCGAAGCGGATGACTGAAAAACCTTTGGCCGGTTTTCGGTTTGCTTCCACGATCTCGTGGAACACCAACAGGCGCAGTAAGGATACCTCGCTCCGCAGGTGACCGAGTCTTCTGCGGAGCCAGTTCCGAATGGTGACCGAAGAGCATGTGCAGTAACTGGTGGGATACATATGGCTTTTTTATCAGACACGGACGCCAGCGCGAGCTTGTGggcgcgagctcgcggagCGTAGATCACCCCCAGTAactcgaggcggcgcagaaggccgaGTACGCAGAATGTGGGTCGCCGTATACAGTAGCAAATCACAAGGGCAACACGAGGCCCGAAGGCGGTGCATGCAAAAGCGAATGTAGCCACGGATACGTCGTTTACTTCCGAATCTGGACGCCACCATGTGGCAAGGTTCCCCACACACGAGAACTCAGCAGTAGCTCCGCGGCCAGAGCTATAGGTTATTCTGTAAGCTCGAGCTGCCGTTCAGCTTGCCCGCTGGGGTTGAGCATGACGCAAGGCTCACCCTGAACTACAGCGTATGTTGACGCAAACCAGCGGCTTTTTCAAGCGCGATCCTCCTTCTACGCTAACCAAAGAGCCTGaagtcgccgtcggcggatGCGCTCGACGGACAAAAGACACGTAGTTTGTTTCTTCGCGTCCCTTCACTGGCGCAATTATCCTTTAAGCAAGAGGCATCATCCTGGAACCATGCACCTGACCATGTTCACGCCCCTTGACAGCGAGCAGACTAACTGTACGATTCGCCGTGACACTCGGCGTTTTAGGCGCTTTcaccgccggcgcccacACTTCCGGAAAGACCGGAAGGCGAGCTGCCGGGCACTCTGTCCTGCTGTGTTTTCTTGTCAGCAGAGCCTCCGGACGCATTTGGTTGGGCTGGCGAAAATGTGTCAAAGACATAACGGTTGAACTCCGGATCTGTAAACAGGTACATGTGATCGAGGTTGCTGAAGACCTTTGTCTGCACTGTGGAAGGccacgaggcgcagagggaaaGGGAGGGAAGAGGCACCGTGTCGTCTCCATAGTCGAAAATCCTGAGAAAAGCGCCAGAGAACATCGCAAGAGCAACGGGAGCGGCTCCACAGACATTCTGCTGCCTTGCGACGTTCGGGCACTGGAAATAAAACAAAATTACCTGATAGGATGGCGATCGAGAGAGCCTGTCGCGTAGTAGTACGCCACGTCTGTCGTTGGCTGTTCGAACGTGCTCCAAATACAACGGACCGGAACCTGAAtaccggcggcgcaggaacAGACGAGGTACGGCCATATACAGACGACATATTTCGTCGATTGCGCATGCCTTCTCTTTGGCGTCACAGGTTTTGTCCTCTATTCCTCATCATGCCACCTCTCTCACCTGGTTCCGCCTTCACCGGTGACGTGCTCTGTGGGTTCGTGTTTACCTGTGTTCTCTTTCCCTCGAGTTtccttccgccgccacgcTTTTCAAACTAAACTggcctctgcttcctgcgTCCGTGCCCCTCTACATGCTTATCGCGGTTTCTGCGCGTACGTCAGGGTAGACCTTTATGCATCATCCTCTCTTCGTATTTCCCCTAAAATGTGGCGCTCCTGTGACTGACTACCCGGTGGCTACTCGACTCTGCTCCCTCATGTCACTGTATCCGGTCTGACCGCTACCCCTTTCCCCATCGCTGCAGTCGCCTCGTGGGGATTTTTGCACTACTCGTCTCCTTGCCGTCTCATATTGCAGTGCCCGTGCGAGTCACTGTTTGCTGATTCTCGCCAACCTTTTTTCGAGCGAGAGGCCTCCACCCTCccccctttccccccccctACCCCATCTCGCTTGCCCACGtccctctgcagacgcgtaCCCCTGGATCGGAAACAACGCCTGCCATCGTATCCTGTGCGGTTTTCACTCTCCTTTGGAGGTCGgcaggaagaagcgaggTCCAGTTGGACAGCGTGTAGACGTCCTCTTCTAATCCCTGCTCCTGCGCTCGGCGCAAGGCGTCCTCCAGCCGACGGGTTTCCTTCTCAACAAAAGCGCGATGCctttctcgctgtctcgcagCGCGTTGTTCGGGCGACAAGCGGTTCTGCAGCTCAAATTCTCGCAAAATGGCCTGTCGGCGAACTTCCAAGTCGGCAGCATCTTCTTCAGCCTCTGCTGAAGCCCCTCCAACGGATGGCAAACGGGCGCGTTGGGGACCCGCATTCGCTTCACCCTGAGGtggctgcgtctcctccgcacCTACAGCGTAACTGGATGGAACTCCTGTGAACGTATTTAGCAGCTGTTtcccgcggtcgcctctgcTCCGCTCGTCCACAACCTCCTCATGCGTCATGACGGCATCCAGGCGCCTCATCTCGCCATATGCTGTGGCACTCGCACTCGttgccgcgtcctctgccgTTGCTGCGCGTGCTGGTTGGATTTCGAGTGCATTTGGCGGGGCAGGTGTAtcaggcagagaggcggaaggcagTCGATCTTTGGGCGGACGCGCCACGCGGATCACCACACGATCAGGGCCATATATCTGCGAGAATCAGATGAGGCCGCACACTTCAAAGCGAATGCGTAAACGCACGCGCCTCCGGGTGCGCTTCATGGCCTCACACACCTGCAAGCCCAGAGAAACGTCTGGAGCCTCGAGAGAGAAGTCCTCGGTATACAAATAGGAATGCGAACATATGGTGCGGCGCACCGGCCGCTAAGTGGCGCGAGCcggaggggggcgggcgaggcatGACCGGGGGGCTCGCGCCCATTTTCAGTGATGTAGATCCACCCTCCAGGAAGAAGATATATGTGAGTAACTTGTTGTTCCCGTATCGGGTGTGACATGCGCGCGGACTACCACGAATTCAACGCGCGTGCGCATGTCTGTTACGCGCGTGGATGCAAGCATAGAGCAACACTTCCCTACACATATCAaccggcgcagccgcaggaaTCGACTCCGGGCTACCTGGCGGATTCTCTGGAGAGCGGTAGCAGGGATGGCCTCGCTAGAGGCACACACGCCCCTCAGTCAACCTACCGCCGGGTCTGGCAGCAACGCGTAGATGGACCCCATGGTCTGCAGGAGCTCTCGCAACAGAACTGACGGAAAAAGACTGATGTCAATCACATTCCAGATGTCGAAGTCGGTTGCGTCGTCGTATCTGAAAGAGCGCCGAGCGAACATGCGCATTCCACAAAGGACCAAAACAGAGATACGTGTACGCTTGAGCTCACGACAGACGAGGCCCCAGACAATGCGCCGCGGCTGTATCCTCTGTGCAGCGTCCGAGAGTCTCAGAGAGCCACAGGGGCAGCTTACGCCCCCCCCGCTTCCCCCCTATCGAGCCCGCAGCGTGTGCGAGCCACAAAACAAATCAGCAGTGTGTGCCCCGCCGCGCTTAGTCCACAGGCCGGTAACCCCTCTGAGAACAAACGCAACCTCTTGACACCTGTCTGTGTAAGTGTGATCAACTGGAGCTACCGACGCAAACGCCCATGAGCATATGTCTGTCTTCGCGTGCATACTCAGTTGACACGCAAGACAAGCAGGCAGGCGATTCGCCTCTGTATGTACGTTCTGGTATCCGCGCCGCTAGAGCTTCTGACATCGGCCGTAATCGATTAAAGGGTTaagaagaagcgccgagCTGCGGCCTTCCGGCCTTCCTCACCCGGAGAGCAACGACTTGATTGCCTTGAAGCTGCCTCctgtcgcgggcgccacgAGGGTCATCGAGCCGATGTACTTGTCTTTCCACGCTTGGTCGACGACCCGGTTCAAGAAGAAGCAAAGGACAATGCTGCCTAGACTGTGGGAAATGAGGTCCACTTTCCTGTTCTTCAGTTCCGCGTACCGGTCTTCAATGTCTGCCTTGAGCTGCCCGTAGtcgagctgcgcagacgcgtagAGAGGCAGCCCTCACGACGCGAGCTCTCACACGCAGCCCGAGGGCACCGACAGCAGCGGGACATGCCTGGGGCTTCTACCCATACATGTGCCTGTGCGCGAAGTCGGCTTATTGCTCCTCGTCCCCCCGTCTGCCACCTCTATGTCGCTGTCTACGTCCCCGCCTGTCCTCACCTGCcacggcggcaggcgccagTCGTACGGGACCCCGCGGAGCGTGACGAACTGCGCATAGTGGAGCGACAAGAGCGTGCGGATCATCACGTGCATGTAGGCGCTTGCAGGGACGCCGTAGGTGTTGTTCATATAGTAATCTAAGTAGTCGATTGCGTGGACACCGCCGTATCCGTCAACCTGCAGACAAGGCCACATCCAAACAACCCGAGTGGTAAGCCGGTCCTACGCCACCGGACTGACCCAAAAAAGAGGACTCCGCCTCAGGAGACGCTCCCTCGCTGCACAccagccgcctccgcatTGCCGATGAGGCTGAGCGGGCGACGTGCTTCGCACACGCCACGGAGGCTCCCTTCAGGGAGCCTGACAATAGCAAAAAGACACAGTCTGCGTGTCTTGACTCAAGACTCACACGCCGAGCCAGCCGGAGGCCGCCTCCCCGTCGAATAagtcccccgcccccgctcccccccgTCCCCGCAAGAACGCAAACGCACCGCTTAGACACGAGTGTGTGGGTGGTCCTGAAACACACTGACCTCGACAGTTACTCCGTCCTGCGACGAGTACACTTGTCCGTTCTCGTCGACTTTCATCTTCATCATTTCGATCCAACATTTCTGGTGACTCGCGGGTGGCAGGACGAGCGTCAGCGAAGCCCACACACGGAAGGGGACGAGGTAGTTTAGGGGCGACTTCTCACAGGCGGAAATCACTGCGTTCTTCACCGTGGCGAACAGGCCGCTGCCTGCAATGCCGGGAACGACAAACAGCGCGTGGTCCACTGCAGAGTCGGGGCCGTGGAcacgagaggcggagggtGCGCCATCCGTGTCGTCGCCAGCCGACTTGCCGAGCGCAGCGGAAGGGGACGATACAGAAGAcggagctgcagacgacgcagcgctgTGAGAAGCGGAATCGGGGTCGCGGACGAGGGCCTCAGAGTCGGAATCCGAGCTCCTGGCCGTCTTCAGGGTACCAGGTTCATGTGTGTCAACACTTCCTGGCGGGAAGGAAGCGGAAGTGTGAAAGCTTCCGGCAGGTTcggaggccgaagaggacgcgcgaaTCGAGGCCCGGAATGGCGAGAAGGGGGATGTAGCAGGAACGTCGGTTTTGAAGCCAAATGTGCCGAGAGGGCCGCAGAGAATGACAGAGCTTAGAAGAAGGCCTGCGAGCAAAGAAACCTTCGAGCGCGCGACTCTCCTCCCCGACCGTGCATGTATCACCGACATTTTACGGGAAGGCACGCCGTCAACCGGTGCAATGACAGACGCCAGGACCGCCAAAAAGACAGCGGATACGACGTGCGGCGACTAACGAAGTGGAGTGGACGGCTATGAGTGGAAAAACATAGGCATAACAGAGAAGGACACCGTCTCTAAACTAAATCTCAGTTCTGAGTGACTCGTGTGCCACGACAGGTCCAGCATCCCGGGGTTTCGAGCATAAAACTGCAGTTCCGAAGATGCTCTCAATCTCACCAAGAAAAAATGTCTTGAAGCGAACCCAGGTTCGCTTCAAGTCCCGCATGGTCAGAAGTGGAGTGCGATTTCTCACTTTGACAAGCGTATTCAGTTTTCCAAGCAACACGCAACGGCCCAGCCGAATGACCCCGGAGCACGCTGGCTGTCCGGACGGCACAAACGTGGAGAAGTGGCGCGGAATGCGGCTGGGTACTTGGAAATGAGTCACAAAGTCATGAAGGGTTTTTCTCACTTTGCCCTCCGTATCAGATTCCAGCGTTCAGACGTTTAGCTGCTATGCACGAAAGAAGAATCGACGAAGCTGCCAGACGTGtccggcggcggaagacctCCTCCGTCCCGGTGCACAGCGAAAGTGGCATCTCCGTGAGCTCAAATGGAGCGCGAAGCTCGATCGGCATTGCATTCTTTATTCACACACTATTTGTCGCTTGTCCACAGGCAAGAGTGAGTACTGGCTCCGCGAGGACACCACTGCGAAGAGCCAAAACGTTGTTCCTGTTGAGCAATGGCAATGTTGTGGACGGGGGCACCGCGCACGAAGGAGTGACTCGCGCAGGGCAAAGCAGATACGCCCACGCTCTCCATAGACCGTGgaccttcttcgccttgcgAGGCGTGAAGTCGGGCTTTTCAACTGCAAATCTGGGAACACTGGATTTGCGTTCTTTCTCAGCACCTGCCGTTGGAAAACTGCAACGCGAAGTCCGCAGAAAATAGCAGAGGATCTGCAGACTTACGGTGTCTCATCCCCGTGCCTCGTCGTGTGCAGGCCATGGTGACCCTGGCGTGTACGCAACCAACTTCGACTGCACTCGCAAGTGCCTCTGTTGTGTAGAGAAAATCCCCTCCACAGAAAATCCAATCTTTACTTCAATCCTAAATCTTGATTCAACCGCTCAGAAAAGCAAAACAGTCCGTGCTTGTCTCGGTGTTCATGTCTAACTCACTGCTGGCGCACTGCGCTTGCGATGGCCCCGGTGTCGCTCTTCCAGCGATACTTCAGTCTTCAATCTTTACATCTGCTGGCTTTCGGCCGATGGAGTTGCAGGTGGTTCATGCCTTTGCCCAAGTGATGCTGTTGGACCTAGGCAATACCCAGGATCGAGAAGACAGCACCACGTCCGGGCAAGTCCAGCGGACTGAGGATGCAAGTGGCCAAACTTCAAGAAATCACTGCATTCGACTGTTTGTTTCCCATGCCATAGCCATCCCTGCGCTTTGTAAGGCTCCCTTAAAACACAGTTCTCCCACTCAGAATGGACTGGCGCAGCTGAAAAGAACCTGGTCACGTGTACACTCAACCGGCCCTTCACAAACTTCAGTGGGCCCATCGTTTTCCGTAACCCGCGACGCCACTCCTCCCGCAGCAGACTCATTGGATGTAGCACTTGCGCAAGTgcgtggagagcgagagagaatgTGCATGGTGTTGAAAGAGCGAACATGCATCCCTGGCGCACATGCATACGCGAGGCGGTTCTTCACTAGCCTTGTCACCAACCCATCTGCAGCGGGAAAACGTTTCCTGAGCGACGAACAGTGATACTGGTGTGCGATATTGCACAGAATACTTCTCCAGA containing:
- a CDS encoding putative phosphatidylcholine-sterol O-acyltransferase (encoded by transcript BESB_032820) gives rise to the protein MSVIHARSGRRVARSKVSLLAGLLLSSVILCGPLGTFGFKTDVPATSPFSPFRASIRASSSASEPAGSFHTSASFPPGSVDTHEPGTLKTARSSDSDSEALVRDPDSASHSAASSAAPSSVSSPSAALGKSAGDDTDGAPSASRVHGPDSAVDHALFVVPGIAGSGLFATVKNAVISACEKSPLNYLVPFRVWASLTLVLPPASHQKCWIEMMKMKVDENGQVYSSQDGVTVEVDGYGGVHAIDYLDYYMNNTYGVPASAYMHVMIRTLLSLHYAQFVTLRGVPYDWRLPPWQLDYGQLKADIEDRYAELKNRKVDLISHSLGSIVLCFFLNRVVDQAWKDKYIGSMTLVAPATGGSFKAIKSLLSGYDDATDFDIWNVIDISLFPSVLLRELLQTMGSIYALLPDPAIYGPDRVVIRVARPPKDRLPSASLPDTPAPPNALEIQPARAATAEDAATSASATAYGEMRRLDAVMTHEEVVDERSRGDRGKQLLNTFTGVPSSYAVGAEETQPPQGEANAGPQRARLPSVGGASAEAEEDAADLEVRRQAILREFELQNRLSPEQRAARQRERHRAFVEKETRRLEDALRRAQEQGLEEDVYTLSNWTSLLPADLQRRVKTAQDTMAGVVSDPGVPVRCIWSTFEQPTTDVAYYYATGSLDRHPIRIFDYGDDTVPLPSLSLCASWPSTVQTKVFSNLDHMYLFTDPEFNRYVFDTFSPAQPNASGGSADKKTQQDRVPGSSPSGLSGSVGAGGESA